The Episyrphus balteatus chromosome 3, idEpiBalt1.1, whole genome shotgun sequence genome segment ATGTGATACATATATTATGGAGAGCGCAGCACACATTTGCAATTCGTGCTACTTTTTCTGGCTTGTATCTGCCTCTTTTCCCATATCCCAAAATTCTCCATCGACCTTTTAGAATGCCAATTGTTCTCTCCACAACACATCGAGCTTTAGAGTGCACTTCATTAAAAGTTGACTCACTTGACCCTTCCCCCGGGCTGCGGTAGGGTGTTATACACCACGGTTCTAGTGGATATCCAGAATCACCTAATAAGAAGATAGGTAAATTTAAATAtcactttaattttattagatATTACCTAAAAGCCAAGCACTCCTGCTGGGGCTCGATCGATATTGTCCTTCAAGGTATTTCCTTTGGTCAGAGTGCTTCCAAATGAAGCTGTCGTGAGCTGCGCCTCCATATTGAGAATTTACAGCCAATATCTTATATTCGTGATCACATATCTAAAAAGAAATGATTATGAGAAGAAAGTTTGGTTTTGATTATAGGTATAATATACTCACTATCATTGCATTAAGGCTATGATATCCCTTACGGTTGAAGAACATATGTTCATTCTCTGTCGGCCTTTGTAAGGCAATATGTGTGCCATCAATACACCCGATGACTAAAAGATTCAAAAGCAAAACGTTTGGTTAATAAATGAATAGCTACACTATGTATGTACTTTTAAACTCACCTCCTGGTATtccatatttttcaacaaaatactcCATGCATTGATTAGAGTTTCTGGCGTCGAATTTGATGGAgtccaggggcgtacactcccttggggcaagcggggcggtgccccggggcccccgaccgaccccagggcccccactggagacaatgcagagaaggaaactgttagcataaattgagttacgaagtaactaGGGAGACAAACTATgccattcagtgtaatgtataatgcattggtagccacacaatataatgtatattgattttgaaaaaaaggttacccTAGGGGCcccaaacaaaataaactgcttttttaaaagaaaaattataattttatcttagggccgcaaaaaatattacttgaaaaatctttgccaccacaaataatacattaggggccccaaaaaagcaaaaaaatattatttgaggatcctcaaaagtggttcaaaacaatcaaatggaaaattaaatataaattcaggggccccaacataaatacatcagggccaaaaataaaaacattacactgagggaaaagccaccataaaacaacgtgaaatcaatgaaaataacattgatttaactattattcggaatgattttgcgttgaagatgaacatttttaaatcaacggtgaaaaaaggttaatttttgatggttttgtatcttacggccatattattcactagtttaaattatacatacatctggatgtaaggaaattgaaatttaaaaaataaatccaaatccataatattcactatcacacagagaaaaaaatagtcatttttaactatttttaactattttcatagttaaaatcgggataactactttggatttggatttatttttgatatttgacaattttacatcaagatgtattttttaaagtagtgaataatatggccgttaaagtcacataaatcaaagtagttcctctttgaaacaacgacgtttaaacttcaatttattttttcagtgtacgttattggtggcattccgattATTactattacttcagaacagaggccccaatacctattaattcttggcttcaagaaaaatatattatattttaggggcctctaagcacttaattttgaggttctaaaaataacttttcaggggccccaaaataaaaaaaattatttctgatgatggaaaataaaatacacatatgtatttattacttcaaaacAGAGGCcacaagaactatcaattctaagctaaaaatatttaattttgggggcccctagtacaagtgtttactacttttatgagagacattttaagtaagtatagcaaagtccattacgaacatattaaaacattaaaataaacctaaccTAATAAACctaataaataagccataca includes the following:
- the LOC129915030 gene encoding putative nuclease HARBI1 — translated: MEYFVEKYGIPGVIGCIDGTHIALQRPTENEHMFFNRKGYHSLNAMIICDHEYKILAVNSQYGGAAHDSFIWKHSDQRKYLEGQYRSSPSRSAWLLGDSGYPLEPWCITPYRSPGEGSSESTFNEVHSKARCVVERTIGILKGRWRILGYGKRGRYKPEKVARIANVCCALHNICITYNISYSPPSIRDDELDHTDLHHTEEASLLRAAQAIRNNIKNSICN